One Leptodactylus fuscus isolate aLepFus1 chromosome 11, aLepFus1.hap2, whole genome shotgun sequence genomic window, CACCTGCCGCTGACTGAGCAGAGACAATAGGGGAAGCTCCAGTCTGTGTCACCCAGGCTTTACGGGACAGCAGAGGAACATAATGATGAAGTAGTGAGCAACGAAACCTCCATCTCTGAAGCACAACTGAACTTTCCTGCTCAACGTCAGACTGTTCATGTTCAATGCAGAACTAGAACCTCACCATTATAGTAAAGACCTGCAGAAATCTCACAAGAACATTCTCTTGAATTTCTGGCCTCAAAAAAGTTTTGCTGTGTTGCAAATTTTAGATTTATAGTTTCATAGAAGTTGTATGAAGCCATAACCATATATGAGTCCACACCTTGAAGTGCCTTAATAGGTTCTCATGCTGTACATGGCATGTCCCATTAGATGGCATATTATGGAGGAACCACAGGGACTCCATCTGACAAGTACAAGACCATTGGAGGCTCATATCTCACCTTATCTACTGCACTAGTCTATGCCGGTTATTGTAGTATTGGAAACTAAATTTAAAAACCCAATAGTAACTTAAACCATACAACTTCAGTTGCTTGACCACTGAAGGAGCCAACTCAAAGTCTGAGGAGCAAGAACAATAAGAGGCTACGCCTTAGATTTTtacaaaaagtcacaattttttgacATTGCAACACGTCTCACTGTGGAGACTTCCTCAGCTCCTTCATGAAGATGTCCCATTGACTAAAACCTCCCACTATGGGTAAATATAAAGTTGTAGGATTGTGTTAATACATTCGAGCTTTCAACAACAATCTAGAACAGAGAACTTACAATGATGGTTGTTCCTTCCACTCCATATAAAGCACTGACTATTCTGGCAATTTGTTCTCTGGTTTCGATTGTTGCTAACAATGGCCATGTCTCCAAAGACTCATGTAGCCAAGGATCATGGAAGGTATAGGAAAAACTCAGCCTACtaccaattttttttaactttttcttgGGTTTCTTCCATGACTTATAAGCATTGATAGAGATTATCTTGACTTTTAGGAAGTTATGTCATCAATTAAGATTCATTGGACCAATGGATATCTACTTTAGATGGTTCAGAAGTGTCCTTCATGTGCTACATCCAAAAGGTCAACCATAAGAAGATTGCGCCAAGTCACTGAGCTAAAAGGATCATAATAAAAGAGCAAATACATAAAGATAAGATACTTGGTTGACCTAGTACTTGTGTAGCCAAGGATAATGAAGGGTGCATGAAAAACTCAGGCTACTACCAGTTCTTATCTACCTTTTAACAATTCCTTGGGTTTCTTCCATGAGATACAGGCAATGACAGAGATCATATTGATTTTCAGAAACTTACGTCATCACTTAAGGAGACCCATGGATATCTACCTTAGATGGTTCACAAGTGTCCTTCACGTGCTACATCCAAAGAGTCAACCATAAGAAGATTATGTCAAGTCACTGAGCTGAAAGGATTATGAATAAAAGCAAATACATAAAGATAGGATACTTGGTTGACTAAGACTACGTGTGACCCATAATGCATCTCATCTGCCATGCTGGTTAGACTATAGACCTCATGAGGCTAGCGGAAGAGAAGGTGGTTGCTCAATGTACTCACCTCAGGAAGAGGCATCCCGTTGATGATGAGGTCGGGCTGAGGAGGACTCTGGTTGGTGAAGGTGTGGTGGTAGACATGGTTAGACCCTGTATTCCTTGTGTTTTGGTTCTCCACATTGAGGAAGGTGCTGTCTGAACGCCTGCAGCCAAGCGGAAGGGTCTGCTGGTGGTAGTCAAAGTAGTTTAGTGATGAAGTAAGGGAGGAACAGCTCACCACGTTCATTTTATCTGTCTCCTCCACATCACGAGGCACCAGTCGGATGTCATTCTTGCTGATTTTCTTCTTCTTGTTGGACTTCTTCTGGTGTCCGTAGGAGTATTCGGCTATTCTGCAAGACAACATTAATAAGGTGCAAACACATGCATGGTTTTATCATGGCTTTGCGTAATACAAGGcaacccaaaaaacaaacaaatgcaaaAGGAAATTTCCAAAAAATTCTACCGATCCCTGCAAGGTCCTGCTGGTTTCCCGCTACATGTTCCCCAGCAGAGGTGGATACACTGTGATGATTTACAAGTGTCTGTTACTTCATCCTCTAATTATGCTCATGTAAGGAGTCGTGAACCCGCCATTTCCAGCATATTAATTGGAAGTTCTAGGGGTTAATTGGTCTTCAGCCGGTCGAGCAGAGAAACCCATCTACAAAGCTGCCTTCCGAAAATCCCTTGAAATTGCACACGGTTCAGTCAGAGGCTATGACATTATATACTGGAATATGTTAATTGTGTCATTTTTTATCTTCCCATTGAAGATTCTTTTTGATTTCTGACGTCCCTGACACATTTTTACGGCTTCTTAATTAGTCTGTAGTTTATAGATTTAGAATATAGGATCTAATGAGAAGATTTCTAGCCTGGAAAGCTATAGCACATGCCTATACAGCCATAGACGAGAAACCCCAGGAGTAGACGCCATTCTTTGATGTAGAACTACAACTCTAAGAATGCAACGTTTCTAGCTTATTTCTGCATTTACCAAGTCACACCTTGTATCAATTGACCAAAAAAATGAAGAAGATGATGGTGGTAAATGTTACATTTGTCAGCCAGCAATCCACGAGTCACCTGACCAGCAGAGTTGGCTGTTgaatacagatgcagcagagctgaagggGGGCGACCATGTTCGTCCATTagattaatttgcatatacatagtatatagttatCGTTAACCCCCTTTGCAAGCTGATACATTGCATTTACTTGTATGTTATGATATGATATCTCAggtacatctattatatatagggTAATAGGGTATACCAGCAGATCGATGGCAAACATCACACCACGAGCTCCCcagaactcagctctgctacatctgctccaTGGGATGGGTTGTGcatgatgtgtatgatgtgtaggATGTGCACCTGTCCTGCCTGGGAGAACATACTGCAGAGGGCTGTAGATTTGGGACTATCCAGTAGAATATACTGGGGGATCTTTATGTCAAATGACTAGTCACTGAGCAGTCATATCTCACCTAAGGCTTCTCTTTTCTTCTGAGCAACGAAGCGTGAGAAGCTATGTGATAGCTAAACAACCCCCAATGGCCGAGAGATGGAAATTCAAGTAGAAAATAGGACTAATAAGTGCAAAAATTGAAGAAACCAAGAAAGACAAGAAACCTCCAGACCTTAAGACTGGTCATCCATATGTGGTGCATTGCCTGTTGATGGTCAATGCCTAGTGTCACACCCCAGGGGCAGGTTCCCTTTATCTATTATAGGATTTTAGCCTCATCTATAGGTACTGGACacaatcaatgggatttttactctctattgtccctatttttTTCTGCACACATGAGATAATTTACTACTGACAATGAATCGACTTGTTCTAGCAGTCTATACCTAAGCATGTACCTGGCTGGTGGGGTATCAGACGCTATCTTATAATGTAGATTCGCTTCTATCTTAGGGCAGTGATCACTGCACTGGGAGGGTCACGCAGGCAATGAGGGGTTAATTCCAGGGTCACTCTCTATCCTATAAGAAACCCAACAACCTAAGTGATAATAATGGACGGGGACCGCGCTCCGCAATTGGAAATGTCACATAAAACTAAAAAATATGACATGGATTTATACTTCAGTCCTGGTGACATTTTCATCACGACGGAAATAAAACCACAGAATTAAATAGCGGGGCCGGCACCGCCGCCACAAAAAGTCATCCGGATCCTAAGCTGCAAAGGAAAAATACAGATGAAGATTTTCCAAGGGAGGAATTTTAATTTTCTCCTGCCCATCATTTTTTCATTTTGACAGAATTTCATAAAATTGTTGGTTTTCAGAGGAAGGAaggtggaggggagggggggtcctaTAGTCTAAAAATTGCATTATCCACAATGGGCACTGTAGGATCGCCTTGCCTCCTTGTAAGCAGTGCATGAAGAAACCTTAGCACATAGCAGTGGCTGAGGCAGCGAGCAATCCTCAGTCCTGACAGATCCGCGCTCTGCATTATCAGCCATAGATCAGCCATGGCTCTGCAGTCAGCCTCCCGTATTTGGACAGGGGCAGATGTTTGCACAACTGGGGTGTAACATATTTTGTTCCCTGACTCATTACATCTGTGTTTTCCCCGTCTCAGCTGCTGAGACGACATAGAGATGTCTGGAtagtgtcctcctgtattctgcttcAGTGTATCCCAAGTTAATGCTTGTCAATTCTATTGTCAAGTCATCTATCTagctatttgtctatctatcacctattctATCTTTCTTTGTATCTATCTCATCTCTATATATCTAATAATCTATGGAACCAACGCAATTTTAACCCTCTCATTTGCTTGTTTGGCAGCGGAATTCAGCCAAGTGGATACATTTTACTACATAGAGAATGGATACAATTGTGTCTATTGATAGAACTTGTTACATTGAATAGTAAATAAGCGATGTAGAGCAACGTAGGGCAGTGATCTCTCATGTGTTGTAGAACTACAAATACAGCAAGCCTTCCAGATACCAGGGGGCAATGGACTATGTAGTTCTGCAGCATTATCTTTCTTTCTTTACATTTGTCTTTCTTTGTctgtattctatctatctaacctttgtccttatctatctatctatctatctatctatctatctatctatctatctatctatctatctaactcctatctatctatctatctatctatctatcttctatctatctatctatctatctatctatctatctatctaactcctatctatctatctatctatctatctatctatctatctcatatctatctatcttctatctatctatctatctatctatctatctatctatctatctatctcatatctatccatgcatccaataactatctatctatctatctatctatctatctatctatctatctcatatctatccatgcatccaataactatctatctatctatctatctaactcctatctatctatctatctatctatctatctatctcatatctatctatctatcttctatctatctatctatctatctatctatctatctatctatctatctcatatctatccatgcatccaataactatctatctatctatctcatatttatccatccatccatccatccatccaataactatctatctatctatctatctcatatctatctatctatctatctatctcatatctatctatctatctatctatctatctatctatctatctatctattccgaTATTTCCCTccattacacacatacataaatGACCTGGAATCCACGAGACCCCTATATTTCCCCAGCCTAGGACAGCGGCCCCTCACTATATGTGATAATGAATATCAGAGGAAAGCATATCCATCCTCCAAGTAACAAGATTAAGCAGAATATTAGGCGCTGCAGCTGCCCCACAGGATAGCTGATTGATATTCATGTGGGGTTAGCATTTGTCTACCAAACTTTTTTGTTATGCTGACAATAGGGTACAGGGAAGAAATCTTGTCTGAGGACTTCGTAAGCCGGGCCCACTCCACGATAGCATGCAGCGGCCCCCACAAGTCCCCATAAAGTGGGCTCCCACCTCACCCTGCAGAGCTGTCTCTGCTTCTTCCTGGCTCAGCTGCCGCCTTTGCAATTTGCGTGATAGAAATAAGCGCTTATAAATCTGACATAAGCTGATAAGAAGTGAATCAATAATGAATCTGCCTCGAACcgcttgttatttttttttttggtgttttgttatttcttttactattttttttttatttatttgctattattaaaggggggaggggggctgagaagGGGGACAGTGCTAAGAAAAGGGATTGAATTGAATGTGATCACCTCCGAAGGCACGCATTGAAATGTAAAAATCATTATGTTTTCATTTAATTCTGTATTCTTTCAAATTCCAACTGTGATTCACATCCAACCTACATGACTCCAGCGGATTTGTGCATTCCTTGTGcttacagtgccccctaatggTGAAAAGTGGGAAGTGCAGCGTGTTTCCTACACCCTGCTTCATTAACTGCCAGCACTGTGCCATAGAGGAGTAGCGACTGGCTATTTGCTCTGCGGACACCTGCAAGAGTTActcatttttttgcatttcttaAAACCaggaaaaatttcaattttttttaactatgcaaaatcttgtgtcccccccccatccTGTTAGTGTAAAGTTCTATATCACTCCTCAACTTTTTCATTGCaatacatatacatttatgtCCATAGAATAACCTGATGCAGTATAGTAGTCAATGGCAAATGCAATACTGGGAGAGATTCGTAACACAGAGGGGTGCAAAAGCCTTGTTGTATTTCTGGCTAACAGGGTTGGATAGAGATGGTCACATGGTATATTACTAACTTTGTGCACTTTATGCACTGCATGGCATGAGGTCATAGGTGTGCATTGGAAATTGGTCCTTACCTGCAGTTGTAGGTCCTTATCTCCTTGTTGTCCCTCTTGCATTTGACAGCCACAAAGATCATAGTGACAAAGAGAATGGCAGCAATAGATCCCAGGGCGATGATGAAAATCAGGGATAAATTGACAGATCCTATGGACTCCTGGGCATCCAGGGCTGGGGACAGGTAAATTAAAATCAAGGCAGAAGCAGAGAGTGAAGGTTTCCCATGGTCCTGAGCGGCTACAATCAATTCATAGGTGGTCTTTGAGTTCTCACCAAATGTCCTGGTGGTCCTGATCTCCCCATTGATCTGGTCAATCTCAAAAAAGCCCCTGTCCCCCTCTGTAATCTCATAGGACAACCTACCATTCTCGCCCTCATCATAGTCATCAGCCTTGACCACAGTCACTAGGTAGCCCATGCCCGCATTCCTAGGGATGTAGACCTCAGAGGTGCCATTGACTAGTGGGGGCGCAGTGATGACCGGGGTGTTGTCGTTCACATCCACCACTATGACTCTGACAGTGACATTACTCTGGAGCGGCGGGGTTCCCCCATCCTTTGCTGAAATTTTAAATTCAAAAGCCTTTGTCTGCTCATGATTGAAGGACCTGAGCGCATAAATGTCTCCAGTGGTGGGGTTGATGGACACATAGGTGAAGACTGGCATGTCACGCACCTGGGAAGGTACCAGCTGATAGGACACACTGCCATTTAATCCTAAATCAGGGTCTCTAGCCGACACAGACAGTAAGTAGGCCCCTGGGGTGTTGTTTTCAGAGACAATAACTTGGTAGAAGGTTTTGGAGAAGTGGGGGTGATTGTCATTCTCATCTGTGATCCTGACTGTGAAGGACTTGGTGGACTGCAGAGAGGGGTTCCCACCATCCTTGGCCTGGATGGTTAGATTGTACTGGTCCCTCTGCTCCCTGTCTAACCTGCCATCTACCAGAATGGTGGAGAAGCTCTCATATTCCTGCAGCCTGAAGGGCACATTGCCCAAGAGTTTGCACAAGACCCTTCCATTGATGCCGGAGTCCCTGTCTGAGACTCTAACCAGAGCTATGACATAGCCAGGGGGGGCGTTTTCGCTGACTTCCACCACCTCACTGTTCACCGAGAGCAAGTTGATGACAGGCACATTATCATTTACATCCAATACATTCACAGTCACTTTGCAGTGAGCAGGGATGGAGTTGGGTCCTAGGTCCTTGGCTTGCACATCAATCTCATACACATGCCCTTCCTCATAGTCTATGGCCCCGCTGACTGTGATCACCCCGGTCTTGGGGTCTATTTTGAAGAGCTCCCTGGTTTTGTCAGACACATAGCTATTGAAGGAATACACAATCTCCCCATTGGTGCCTTCATCAGGGTCTGTAGCATTCAGATCAATGACTATGGAGTTGAGGGGAGCGTTCTCAGGGACATTGACCGTATAGGCA contains:
- the PCDH19 gene encoding protocadherin-19 isoform X1; translation: MWLCLCKEMDVVHILLLLAVSWTRTRALINLKYTVEEEQRAGTQIANIAKDAKDAGFVLDPRQPAFRVVSNSAPHLVDINASGVLFTKQKIDRDLLCRQMPKCVISLEVMSNSMEICVIKIEIKDLNDNAPSFPTDQIDLEISETASPGTRIPLESAYDPDSGNFGVQSYEITPNDLFGLEIKTRGDGSRFAELVVEKNLDRETQSHYKYIITALDGGDPSNFGTVELNIKVIDSNDNNPVFEEAAYTVNVPENAPLNSIVIDLNATDPDEGTNGEIVYSFNSYVSDKTRELFKIDPKTGVITVSGAIDYEEGHVYEIDVQAKDLGPNSIPAHCKVTVNVLDVNDNVPVINLLSVNSEVVEVSENAPPGYVIALVRVSDRDSGINGRVLCKLLGNVPFRLQEYESFSTILVDGRLDREQRDQYNLTIQAKDGGNPSLQSTKSFTVRITDENDNHPHFSKTFYQVIVSENNTPGAYLLSVSARDPDLGLNGSVSYQLVPSQVRDMPVFTYVSINPTTGDIYALRSFNHEQTKAFEFKISAKDGGTPPLQSNVTVRVIVVDVNDNTPVITAPPLVNGTSEVYIPRNAGMGYLVTVVKADDYDEGENGRLSYEITEGDRGFFEIDQINGEIRTTRTFGENSKTTYELIVAAQDHGKPSLSASALILIYLSPALDAQESIGSVNLSLIFIIALGSIAAILFVTMIFVAVKCKRDNKEIRTYNCRIAEYSYGHQKKSNKKKKISKNDIRLVPRDVEETDKMNVVSCSSLTSSLNYFDYHQQTLPLGCRRSDSTFLNVENQNTRNTGSNHVYHHTFTNQSPPQPDLIINGMPLPETENYSFDTNYVNSRAHLIKSSSTFKDLEGNSLKDSGHEESDQTDSEHDVQRGLYCDTAVNDVLNTSANSVGTQQTEQDQNEGFHCREECRILGHSDRCWMPRVPIPSRAKSPEHGRNVIALSIEATNVDTEAFEDCNTKRTFATFGKDGNEHTTDDRATLKGKRTVDLPICSPKVNGAIREAGNGCEAVSPITSPLHLKSPLPAKPTATYNIMHCTGNRDMDQFVSNGPSRPSEAEPRGADSENVLHEINPLLQECREKDSMGVKRLKDIVL
- the PCDH19 gene encoding protocadherin-19 isoform X2; this translates as MWLCLCKEMDVVHILLLLAVSWTRTRALINLKYTVEEEQRAGTQIANIAKDAKDAGFVLDPRQPAFRVVSNSAPHLVDINASGVLFTKQKIDRDLLCRQMPKCVISLEVMSNSMEICVIKIEIKDLNDNAPSFPTDQIDLEISETASPGTRIPLESAYDPDSGNFGVQSYEITPNDLFGLEIKTRGDGSRFAELVVEKNLDRETQSHYKYIITALDGGDPSNFGTVELNIKVIDSNDNNPVFEEAAYTVNVPENAPLNSIVIDLNATDPDEGTNGEIVYSFNSYVSDKTRELFKIDPKTGVITVSGAIDYEEGHVYEIDVQAKDLGPNSIPAHCKVTVNVLDVNDNVPVINLLSVNSEVVEVSENAPPGYVIALVRVSDRDSGINGRVLCKLLGNVPFRLQEYESFSTILVDGRLDREQRDQYNLTIQAKDGGNPSLQSTKSFTVRITDENDNHPHFSKTFYQVIVSENNTPGAYLLSVSARDPDLGLNGSVSYQLVPSQVRDMPVFTYVSINPTTGDIYALRSFNHEQTKAFEFKISAKDGGTPPLQSNVTVRVIVVDVNDNTPVITAPPLVNGTSEVYIPRNAGMGYLVTVVKADDYDEGENGRLSYEITEGDRGFFEIDQINGEIRTTRTFGENSKTTYELIVAAQDHGKPSLSASALILIYLSPALDAQESIGSVNLSLIFIIALGSIAAILFVTMIFVAVKCKRDNKEIRTYNCRIAEYSYGHQKKSNKKKKISKNDIRLVPRDVEETDKMNVVSCSSLTSSLNYFDYHQQTLPLGCRRSDSTFLNVENQNTRNTGSNHVYHHTFTNQSPPQPDLIINGMPLPETENYSFDTNYVNSRAHLIKSSTFKDLEGNSLKDSGHEESDQTDSEHDVQRGLYCDTAVNDVLNTSANSVGTQQTEQDQNEGFHCREECRILGHSDRCWMPRVPIPSRAKSPEHGRNVIALSIEATNVDTEAFEDCNTKRTFATFGKDGNEHTTDDRATLKGKRTVDLPICSPKVNGAIREAGNGCEAVSPITSPLHLKSPLPAKPTATYNIMHCTGNRDMDQFVSNGPSRPSEAEPRGADSENVLHEINPLLQECREKDSMGVKRLKDIVL